In the genome of Fundulus heteroclitus isolate FHET01 unplaced genomic scaffold, MU-UCD_Fhet_4.1 scaffold_36, whole genome shotgun sequence, one region contains:
- the LOC105934388 gene encoding filamin-A-interacting protein 1 isoform X3: MLEQLLLAEKCHRRTVTELDSEKRKHADFMNKSDDFTNLLEQERERLKRLLEQEKAFQARKDKEHSRRLEKVQDELVKLKSFTLMLVDERQLHVEQIDQQNQKIQDLSHKLQEKEKRLAASSDAAEEDGQKVLKLEAELEVQQAKFSQEHEDTTAKLAAQVSENQQLKLKLDGLTQKTEELEERNKVLQKSEEDLQELREKISKGECGNSSLTAELENLRKKVLEMEGKDEEITKAETQCRELRKRLQDEENHRKELRLELDKLQKRMVELEKLEGAFSRSRSECSQLHHNLEKERKVVKELGGEMERLKAQLKELEASESELEKTEKVLREELLKLKSLTVLLVDERKTVAVRLKQEEQKNEDLSAMLKAEQSKVTQVTEKLIEESKKLLKFKAEMEVQLEGLTQEKQELRSSLRSREETCEELQDKLTGMKMRVDGLEEMETQRRSASREQSRNPEEDNKVKELSSEIDRLKGRLQQLEVVEGDLMRSEDEYDLLEKKFRSEQDKANALSKLVEEMKSQISRNKAVERGEVRSLEAQLRIRCKVEEAKSRELRSEVLALKEKIHELMNKEDQLSQLQVDFSVLQQRFLEEEERKRSMSLEVENLTKELEATKRYGRALRPGLSGRRMVDVPVASTAVQTEVMTNGSAEDETAAGFIRKSVLEENHLMNNLRHLRRPAVPERYAAASAEHGGRTSSTPWTKTRGSSSLRPPPTAPNPGQPLHIRVTPDHGTSTATLEITSPRSEDFFSSTTIIPTLGLQTPRITIIPKPSGGVASAGAGGPDGARSISSISRTKSPEQPCSSGPGGPPSPVSIITVSSTPVAEACAAEPQDGRRSLIKMTSEKYNSNIITTEDNKIHIHLGPQLQRTSEGPAGRNGSPAGTVLRSPRHNKVTSSITITPATSAAPRPAPSALSADVQLARGGAAPRIPVCRGGKLNGKTVLGVSAVTRLESRAEGQAMKIELRKSTVCSPASAAGGKT; the protein is encoded by the exons ATGctggagcagctgctgctggcggAGAAATGCCACCGCAGGACCGTCACCGAGCTGGACAGCGAGAAGCGCAAACACGCCGACTTCATGAACAAGAGCGACGACTTCACCAACCTGCTGGAGCAGGAGAGGGAGAG ACTGAAGAGGCTGCTGGAGCAGGAGAAGGCTTTCCAGGCCCGGAAGGACAAGGAGCACAGCAGGAGGCTGGAGAAGGTCCAGGATGAGCTCGTGAAGCTCAAGTCCTTCACGCTGATGCTGGTGGACGAGCGGCAGCTTCACGTCGAGCAGATcgaccagcagaaccagaagatccAGGACCTCAGCCACAAGCTGCAGGAAAAAGAGAAGCGGCTGGCGGCTTCAAGTGACGCTGCCGAGGAGGACGGCCAGAAGGTCCTGAAGTTAGAGGCTGAGCTGGAGGTCCAGCAAGCAAAGTTTAGCCAGGAGCACGAAGACACGACGGCCAAGCTGGCCGCCCAAGTATCTGAGAAccagcagctgaagctgaagctggACGGGCTGACGCAGAAGAccgaggagctggaggagagaAACAAGGTGCTGCAGAAGTCTGAGGAGGACCTGCAGGAGCTCAGGGAGAAGATAAGCAAAGGAGAATGTGGAAACTCCTCCCTCACCGCCGAGCTGGAGAACCTGcgcaagaaggtcctggagaTGGAGGGGAAGGATGAGGAGATCACCAAGGCAGAGACGCAGTGCAGGGAGCTGAGGAAGAGGCTGCAGGATGAAGAGAACCACAGGAAGGAGCTGAGGCTGGAGCTGGACAAACTCCAGAAGAGGATGGTGGAGCTGGAGAAGCTGGAGGGAGCGttcagcaggagcaggagcgAGTGCTCCCAGCTCCACCACAACCtggagaaggagaggaaggTGGTGAAGGAGCTGGGCGGCGAGATGGAGAGACTGAAAGCTcagctgaaggagctggaggcctCAGAGTCCGAGctggagaagacagagaaggTCCTGAGAGAAGAGCTGCTGAAGCTGAAGTCTTTAACCGTCCTGCTGGTGGACGAGAGGAAGACCGTGGCTGTGaggctgaagcaggaggagcagaagaACGAAGATCTGAGCGCCATGCTGAAAGCAGAGCAGAGTAAAGTCACACAGGTGACCGAGAAGCTGATCGAGGAGAGCAAGAAACTTCTCAAGTTCAAGGCTGAGATGGAAGTCCAGCTGGAAGGTCTGACGCAGGAGAAGCAGGAGCTGAGATCTTCCCTCAGGAGCAGGGAGGAAACGTGTGAAGAGCTGCAGGATAAGCTGACGGGGATGAAGATGAGAGTGGACGGGCTGGAGGAGATGGAGACCCAGAGAAGGTCGGCCAGCAGGGAGCAGAGCAGAAACCCAGAAGAAGACAACAAAGTGAAGGAGCTGAGCTCAGAAATCGACCGGCTTAAAGGCCgactgcagcagctggaggtgGTGGAAGGAGACCTGATGAGGTCTGAGGATGAGTACGATCTGCTGGAGAAGAAGTTCAGGAGCGAGCAGGACAAAGCCAACGCGCTCTCCAAGCTGGTGGAGGAGATGAAAAGCCAGATCTCCAGAAACAAAGCTGTGGAGAGAGGAGAAGTCAGGAGTCTGGAGGCCCAGCTGAGGATCCGCTGCAAGGTGGAGGAGGCCAAAAGCAGAGAGCTGCGCTCCGAGGTTCTGGCCCTGAAGGAGAAGATCCACGAGCTGATGAACAAGGAGGACCAGCTGTCCCAGCTGCAGGTGGACTTCTCTGTCCTCCAGCAGAGGttcctggaggaggaggagaggaagaggagcatgAGTCTGGAGGTGGAGAACCTGACCAAGGAGCTGGAGGCCACCAAGCGCTACGGCCGAGCCCTGCGGCCCGGTCTGAGCGGCAGGAGGATGGTGGACGTCCCCGTAGCCTCCACGGCCGTCCAGACGGAGGTCATGACCAACGGGTCCGCCGAGGACGAGACCGCAGCCGGTTTCATCCGCAAGTCCGTCCTGGAGGAGAACCACCTGATGAACAACCTCAGACATCTGAGAAGGCCGGCGGTTCCTGAGCGATACGCTGCAGCGTCAGCAGAACACGGAGGGAGAACGTCCTCCACGCCCTGGACCAAGACCAGAGGGTCCTCCTCGCTGCGGCCGCCTCCAACGGCCCCAAACCCGGGACAGCCGCTGCACATCCGCGTGACACCAGACCACGGCACCAGCACGGCCACCCTGGAGATCACCAGCCCCCGATCCGAGGACTTCTTCTCCAGCACCACCATCATCCCCACCCTGGGTCTCCAGACGCCTCGCATCACCATCATCCCCAAACCCAGCGGCGGCGTGGCGTCTGCTGGGGCAGGAGGTCCTGATGGAGCCAGGTCCATCAGCAGCATCTCCAGAACCAAGAGTCCAGAGCAGCCCTGCAGCAGCGGGCCTGGGGGGCCGCCGTCTCCGGTGTCCATCATCACCGTCAGCTCCACCCCCGTAGCTGAGGCCTGCGCCGCCGAGCCTCAGGACGGCCGGCGCTCGCTCATCAAGATGACCTCTGAGAAATACAACAGCAACATCATCACAACAGAGGACAACAAGATCCACATCCACCTGGGCCCGCAGCTGCAGAGGACCTCTGAGGGCCCCGCCGGCAGGAACGGTTCTCCAGCAGGAACCGTTCTCCGCTCCCCGCGCCACAACAAGGTGACCAGCAGCATCACCATCACCCCCGCCACCTCTGCGGCGCCCCGGCCGGCGCCGTCCGCG CTCAGTGCAGATGTGCAGCTAGCTCGCGGCGGCGCGGCCCCACGGATCCCTGTGTGCAGAGGCGGGAAGCTGAACGGGAAGACGGTTCTGGGTGTGTCTGCTGTGACCAGGCTGGAGTCTCGGGCTGAAGGCCAGGCCATGAAGATCGAGCTGAGGAAGTCGACGGTGTGCAGCCCAGCctctgctgcaggaggaaagACCTGA
- the LOC105934388 gene encoding filamin-A-interacting protein 1 isoform X2: MRSRSCSTPGPDDGRLQLHAKGFSKQQQVGEEEEKEASGMMKRRMKAQGRMKSCQNSAESLQTKTPDLSKKDLIQLLGVMEGEVQAREDIIRLLKSDRTRPETLEAHYGSAAPSKPLQALQRDAGLLQGHQRTDDVYEKPMAELDRLEDKQKETYRRMLEQLLLAEKCHRRTVTELDSEKRKHADFMNKSDDFTNLLEQERERLKRLLEQEKAFQARKDKEHSRRLEKVQDELVKLKSFTLMLVDERQLHVEQIDQQNQKIQDLSHKLQEKEKRLAASSDAAEEDGQKVLKLEAELEVQQAKFSQEHEDTTAKLAAQVSENQQLKLKLDGLTQKTEELEERNKVLQKSEEDLQELREKISKGECGNSSLTAELENLRKKVLEMEGKDEEITKAETQCRELRKRLQDEENHRKELRLELDKLQKRMVELEKLEGAFSRSRSECSQLHHNLEKERKVVKELGGEMERLKAQLKELEASESELEKTEKVLREELLKLKSLTVLLVDERKTVAVRLKQEEQKNEDLSAMLKAEQSKVTQVTEKLIEESKKLLKFKAEMEVQLEGLTQEKQELRSSLRSREETCEELQDKLTGMKMRVDGLEEMETQRRSASREQSRNPEEDNKVKELSSEIDRLKGRLQQLEVVEGDLMRSEDEYDLLEKKFRSEQDKANALSKLVEEMKSQISRNKAVERGEVRSLEAQLRIRCKVEEAKSRELRSEVLALKEKIHELMNKEDQLSQLQVDFSVLQQRFLEEEERKRSMSLEVENLTKELEATKRYGRALRPGLSGRRMVDVPVASTAVQTEVMTNGSAEDETAAGFIRKSVLEENHLMNNLRHLRRPAVPERYAAASAEHGGRTSSTPWTKTRGSSSLRPPPTAPNPGQPLHIRVTPDHGTSTATLEITSPRSEDFFSSTTIIPTLGLQTPRITIIPKPSGGVASAGAGGPDGARSISSISRTKSPEQPCSSGPGGPPSPVSIITVSSTPVAEACAAEPQDGRRSLIKMTSEKYNSNIITTEDNKIHIHLGPQLQRTSEGPAGRNGSPAGTVLRSPRHNKVTSSITITPATSAAPRPAPSAVSPERRVWVRYRR, translated from the exons ATGCGATCCAGGAGCTGCTCCACGCCGGGTCCAGATGATGGACGCCTTCAGCTCCACGCTAAAGGCTTCAGcaagcagcaacaggtgggggaggaggaggagaaagaagcCTCGgggatgatgaagaggaggatgaaAGCTCAGGGGAGGATGAAGAGCTGTCAGAACTCTGCAGAGAGCCTCCAGACGAAGACGCCTGATCTGTCAAAGAAGGacctgatccagctgctgggagTGATGGAGGGAGAAGTTCAG GCCAGGGAGGACATCATCCGCCTGCTGAagtcagacagaaccagaccagAGACCCTGGAGGCCCACTACGGCTCCGCCGCTCCCTCCAAACCTCTGCAGGCGCTTCAGAGGGACGCCGGTCTTCTTCAGGGCCACCAGAGGACCGACGACGTCTACGAGAAGCCCATGGCTGAG ctggacCGTCTGGAGGACAAGCAGAAGGAGACGTACAGACGGATGctggagcagctgctgctggcggAGAAATGCCACCGCAGGACCGTCACCGAGCTGGACAGCGAGAAGCGCAAACACGCCGACTTCATGAACAAGAGCGACGACTTCACCAACCTGCTGGAGCAGGAGAGGGAGAG ACTGAAGAGGCTGCTGGAGCAGGAGAAGGCTTTCCAGGCCCGGAAGGACAAGGAGCACAGCAGGAGGCTGGAGAAGGTCCAGGATGAGCTCGTGAAGCTCAAGTCCTTCACGCTGATGCTGGTGGACGAGCGGCAGCTTCACGTCGAGCAGATcgaccagcagaaccagaagatccAGGACCTCAGCCACAAGCTGCAGGAAAAAGAGAAGCGGCTGGCGGCTTCAAGTGACGCTGCCGAGGAGGACGGCCAGAAGGTCCTGAAGTTAGAGGCTGAGCTGGAGGTCCAGCAAGCAAAGTTTAGCCAGGAGCACGAAGACACGACGGCCAAGCTGGCCGCCCAAGTATCTGAGAAccagcagctgaagctgaagctggACGGGCTGACGCAGAAGAccgaggagctggaggagagaAACAAGGTGCTGCAGAAGTCTGAGGAGGACCTGCAGGAGCTCAGGGAGAAGATAAGCAAAGGAGAATGTGGAAACTCCTCCCTCACCGCCGAGCTGGAGAACCTGcgcaagaaggtcctggagaTGGAGGGGAAGGATGAGGAGATCACCAAGGCAGAGACGCAGTGCAGGGAGCTGAGGAAGAGGCTGCAGGATGAAGAGAACCACAGGAAGGAGCTGAGGCTGGAGCTGGACAAACTCCAGAAGAGGATGGTGGAGCTGGAGAAGCTGGAGGGAGCGttcagcaggagcaggagcgAGTGCTCCCAGCTCCACCACAACCtggagaaggagaggaaggTGGTGAAGGAGCTGGGCGGCGAGATGGAGAGACTGAAAGCTcagctgaaggagctggaggcctCAGAGTCCGAGctggagaagacagagaaggTCCTGAGAGAAGAGCTGCTGAAGCTGAAGTCTTTAACCGTCCTGCTGGTGGACGAGAGGAAGACCGTGGCTGTGaggctgaagcaggaggagcagaagaACGAAGATCTGAGCGCCATGCTGAAAGCAGAGCAGAGTAAAGTCACACAGGTGACCGAGAAGCTGATCGAGGAGAGCAAGAAACTTCTCAAGTTCAAGGCTGAGATGGAAGTCCAGCTGGAAGGTCTGACGCAGGAGAAGCAGGAGCTGAGATCTTCCCTCAGGAGCAGGGAGGAAACGTGTGAAGAGCTGCAGGATAAGCTGACGGGGATGAAGATGAGAGTGGACGGGCTGGAGGAGATGGAGACCCAGAGAAGGTCGGCCAGCAGGGAGCAGAGCAGAAACCCAGAAGAAGACAACAAAGTGAAGGAGCTGAGCTCAGAAATCGACCGGCTTAAAGGCCgactgcagcagctggaggtgGTGGAAGGAGACCTGATGAGGTCTGAGGATGAGTACGATCTGCTGGAGAAGAAGTTCAGGAGCGAGCAGGACAAAGCCAACGCGCTCTCCAAGCTGGTGGAGGAGATGAAAAGCCAGATCTCCAGAAACAAAGCTGTGGAGAGAGGAGAAGTCAGGAGTCTGGAGGCCCAGCTGAGGATCCGCTGCAAGGTGGAGGAGGCCAAAAGCAGAGAGCTGCGCTCCGAGGTTCTGGCCCTGAAGGAGAAGATCCACGAGCTGATGAACAAGGAGGACCAGCTGTCCCAGCTGCAGGTGGACTTCTCTGTCCTCCAGCAGAGGttcctggaggaggaggagaggaagaggagcatgAGTCTGGAGGTGGAGAACCTGACCAAGGAGCTGGAGGCCACCAAGCGCTACGGCCGAGCCCTGCGGCCCGGTCTGAGCGGCAGGAGGATGGTGGACGTCCCCGTAGCCTCCACGGCCGTCCAGACGGAGGTCATGACCAACGGGTCCGCCGAGGACGAGACCGCAGCCGGTTTCATCCGCAAGTCCGTCCTGGAGGAGAACCACCTGATGAACAACCTCAGACATCTGAGAAGGCCGGCGGTTCCTGAGCGATACGCTGCAGCGTCAGCAGAACACGGAGGGAGAACGTCCTCCACGCCCTGGACCAAGACCAGAGGGTCCTCCTCGCTGCGGCCGCCTCCAACGGCCCCAAACCCGGGACAGCCGCTGCACATCCGCGTGACACCAGACCACGGCACCAGCACGGCCACCCTGGAGATCACCAGCCCCCGATCCGAGGACTTCTTCTCCAGCACCACCATCATCCCCACCCTGGGTCTCCAGACGCCTCGCATCACCATCATCCCCAAACCCAGCGGCGGCGTGGCGTCTGCTGGGGCAGGAGGTCCTGATGGAGCCAGGTCCATCAGCAGCATCTCCAGAACCAAGAGTCCAGAGCAGCCCTGCAGCAGCGGGCCTGGGGGGCCGCCGTCTCCGGTGTCCATCATCACCGTCAGCTCCACCCCCGTAGCTGAGGCCTGCGCCGCCGAGCCTCAGGACGGCCGGCGCTCGCTCATCAAGATGACCTCTGAGAAATACAACAGCAACATCATCACAACAGAGGACAACAAGATCCACATCCACCTGGGCCCGCAGCTGCAGAGGACCTCTGAGGGCCCCGCCGGCAGGAACGGTTCTCCAGCAGGAACCGTTCTCCGCTCCCCGCGCCACAACAAGGTGACCAGCAGCATCACCATCACCCCCGCCACCTCTGCGGCGCCCCGGCCGGCGCCGTCCGCGGTGAGTCCTGAGAGACGCGTCTGGGTCAGGTACCGCAGGTGA
- the LOC105934385 gene encoding cell cycle control protein 50A, with protein sequence MMASSYKDEDGHISVSGSGAPAGAVGDSLRSKKPENTAFKQQRLPAWQPILTAGTVLPAFFIIGLIFIPIGIGLYVTSNNIKEFEIDYTGVDVSSPCFDCSQKLSWNSTRPCTCSITFQLDQPYESNVFMYYGLSNFYQNHRRYVKSRDDSQLNGNEESLRKPSKECEPYAKHSNKPIAPCGAIANSMFNDTLELFYNEPNGTRVQIPLTATGIAWWTDKHVKFRNPGGENGNLTAAFQGTAKPVNWRRSVYELDADPDNNGFINEDFIVWMRTAALPTFRKLYRIIQRRNNLLPTLPRGNYTLEVVYNYPVRSFEGRKRMILSTISWMGGKNPFLGIAYITVGSVCFLLGVVLLIIHHKYGNRTNGADISH encoded by the exons ATGATGGCCTCCAGCTACAAAGACGAGGACGGACACATCAGCGTGTCGGGATCCGGCGCTCCAGCCGGGGCCGTGGGCGACTCTCTGCGGAGCAAGAAGCCTGAAAACACCGCCTTCAAGCAGCAGAGACTCCCGGCCTGGCAGCCCATCCTCACCGCGGGGACCGTCCTGCCCGCCTTCTTCATCATCGGCCTCATCTTCATCCCCATCGGCATCGGCCTCTACGTGACGTCCAACAACATCAAGGAGTTCGAG ATCGATTACACGGGCGTGGACGTGTCCAGTCCGTGCTTCGACTGCTCCCAGAAGCTGAGCTGGAACAGCACCAGGCCCTGCACCTGCTCCATCACCTTCCAGCTGGACCAGCCCTACGAG AGCAACGTCTTCATGTACTACGGCCTGTCCAACTTCTACCAGAACCACCGGCGCTACGTGAAGTCCAGAGACGACAGCCAGCTGAACGGCAACGAGGAGTCGCTGAGG AAGCCCAGTAAGGAGTGTGAGCCGTACGCCAAGCACAGCAACAAGCCCATCGCGCCGTGCGGAGCCATCGCCAACAGCATGTTCAACG ACACCCTGGAGCTGTTCTACAACGAGCCGAACGGAACCAGGGTCCAGATCCCCCTGACGGCCACGGGCATCGCCTGGTGGACGGATAAACACGTGAAGTTCAGGAACCCCGGGGGGGAGAACGGGAACCTCACCGCTGCTTTTCAAG GAACGGCCAAGCCGGTGAACTGGCGCCGGTCCGTCTACGAGCTGGACGCCGACCCGGACAACAACGGCTTCATCAACGAGGACTTCATCGTGTGGATGAGAACCGCCGCCCTGCCCACGTTCCGTAAGCTGTACCGGATCATCCAGAGGCGGAACAACCTGCTCCCCACGCTGCCCAGGGGGAACTACACCCTGGAGGTGGTGTACA ATTACCCGGTGCGCAGCTTCGAGGGCAGGAAGCGGATGATCCTCAGCACCATCTCCTGGATGGGGGGCAAGAACCCCTTCCTGGGCATCGCCTACATCACCGTGGGCTCCGTCTGCTTCCTGCTGGGCGTCGTCCTCCTCATCATCCACCACAAATACGGCAACCGCACCAACGGCGCCGACATCTCTCACTGA
- the LOC105934388 gene encoding filamin-A-interacting protein 1 isoform X1, with the protein MRSRSCSTPGPDDGRLQLHAKGFSKQQQVGEEEEKEASGMMKRRMKAQGRMKSCQNSAESLQTKTPDLSKKDLIQLLGVMEGEVQAREDIIRLLKSDRTRPETLEAHYGSAAPSKPLQALQRDAGLLQGHQRTDDVYEKPMAELDRLEDKQKETYRRMLEQLLLAEKCHRRTVTELDSEKRKHADFMNKSDDFTNLLEQERERLKRLLEQEKAFQARKDKEHSRRLEKVQDELVKLKSFTLMLVDERQLHVEQIDQQNQKIQDLSHKLQEKEKRLAASSDAAEEDGQKVLKLEAELEVQQAKFSQEHEDTTAKLAAQVSENQQLKLKLDGLTQKTEELEERNKVLQKSEEDLQELREKISKGECGNSSLTAELENLRKKVLEMEGKDEEITKAETQCRELRKRLQDEENHRKELRLELDKLQKRMVELEKLEGAFSRSRSECSQLHHNLEKERKVVKELGGEMERLKAQLKELEASESELEKTEKVLREELLKLKSLTVLLVDERKTVAVRLKQEEQKNEDLSAMLKAEQSKVTQVTEKLIEESKKLLKFKAEMEVQLEGLTQEKQELRSSLRSREETCEELQDKLTGMKMRVDGLEEMETQRRSASREQSRNPEEDNKVKELSSEIDRLKGRLQQLEVVEGDLMRSEDEYDLLEKKFRSEQDKANALSKLVEEMKSQISRNKAVERGEVRSLEAQLRIRCKVEEAKSRELRSEVLALKEKIHELMNKEDQLSQLQVDFSVLQQRFLEEEERKRSMSLEVENLTKELEATKRYGRALRPGLSGRRMVDVPVASTAVQTEVMTNGSAEDETAAGFIRKSVLEENHLMNNLRHLRRPAVPERYAAASAEHGGRTSSTPWTKTRGSSSLRPPPTAPNPGQPLHIRVTPDHGTSTATLEITSPRSEDFFSSTTIIPTLGLQTPRITIIPKPSGGVASAGAGGPDGARSISSISRTKSPEQPCSSGPGGPPSPVSIITVSSTPVAEACAAEPQDGRRSLIKMTSEKYNSNIITTEDNKIHIHLGPQLQRTSEGPAGRNGSPAGTVLRSPRHNKVTSSITITPATSAAPRPAPSALSADVQLARGGAAPRIPVCRGGKLNGKTVLGVSAVTRLESRAEGQAMKIELRKSTVCSPASAAGGKT; encoded by the exons ATGCGATCCAGGAGCTGCTCCACGCCGGGTCCAGATGATGGACGCCTTCAGCTCCACGCTAAAGGCTTCAGcaagcagcaacaggtgggggaggaggaggagaaagaagcCTCGgggatgatgaagaggaggatgaaAGCTCAGGGGAGGATGAAGAGCTGTCAGAACTCTGCAGAGAGCCTCCAGACGAAGACGCCTGATCTGTCAAAGAAGGacctgatccagctgctgggagTGATGGAGGGAGAAGTTCAG GCCAGGGAGGACATCATCCGCCTGCTGAagtcagacagaaccagaccagAGACCCTGGAGGCCCACTACGGCTCCGCCGCTCCCTCCAAACCTCTGCAGGCGCTTCAGAGGGACGCCGGTCTTCTTCAGGGCCACCAGAGGACCGACGACGTCTACGAGAAGCCCATGGCTGAG ctggacCGTCTGGAGGACAAGCAGAAGGAGACGTACAGACGGATGctggagcagctgctgctggcggAGAAATGCCACCGCAGGACCGTCACCGAGCTGGACAGCGAGAAGCGCAAACACGCCGACTTCATGAACAAGAGCGACGACTTCACCAACCTGCTGGAGCAGGAGAGGGAGAG ACTGAAGAGGCTGCTGGAGCAGGAGAAGGCTTTCCAGGCCCGGAAGGACAAGGAGCACAGCAGGAGGCTGGAGAAGGTCCAGGATGAGCTCGTGAAGCTCAAGTCCTTCACGCTGATGCTGGTGGACGAGCGGCAGCTTCACGTCGAGCAGATcgaccagcagaaccagaagatccAGGACCTCAGCCACAAGCTGCAGGAAAAAGAGAAGCGGCTGGCGGCTTCAAGTGACGCTGCCGAGGAGGACGGCCAGAAGGTCCTGAAGTTAGAGGCTGAGCTGGAGGTCCAGCAAGCAAAGTTTAGCCAGGAGCACGAAGACACGACGGCCAAGCTGGCCGCCCAAGTATCTGAGAAccagcagctgaagctgaagctggACGGGCTGACGCAGAAGAccgaggagctggaggagagaAACAAGGTGCTGCAGAAGTCTGAGGAGGACCTGCAGGAGCTCAGGGAGAAGATAAGCAAAGGAGAATGTGGAAACTCCTCCCTCACCGCCGAGCTGGAGAACCTGcgcaagaaggtcctggagaTGGAGGGGAAGGATGAGGAGATCACCAAGGCAGAGACGCAGTGCAGGGAGCTGAGGAAGAGGCTGCAGGATGAAGAGAACCACAGGAAGGAGCTGAGGCTGGAGCTGGACAAACTCCAGAAGAGGATGGTGGAGCTGGAGAAGCTGGAGGGAGCGttcagcaggagcaggagcgAGTGCTCCCAGCTCCACCACAACCtggagaaggagaggaaggTGGTGAAGGAGCTGGGCGGCGAGATGGAGAGACTGAAAGCTcagctgaaggagctggaggcctCAGAGTCCGAGctggagaagacagagaaggTCCTGAGAGAAGAGCTGCTGAAGCTGAAGTCTTTAACCGTCCTGCTGGTGGACGAGAGGAAGACCGTGGCTGTGaggctgaagcaggaggagcagaagaACGAAGATCTGAGCGCCATGCTGAAAGCAGAGCAGAGTAAAGTCACACAGGTGACCGAGAAGCTGATCGAGGAGAGCAAGAAACTTCTCAAGTTCAAGGCTGAGATGGAAGTCCAGCTGGAAGGTCTGACGCAGGAGAAGCAGGAGCTGAGATCTTCCCTCAGGAGCAGGGAGGAAACGTGTGAAGAGCTGCAGGATAAGCTGACGGGGATGAAGATGAGAGTGGACGGGCTGGAGGAGATGGAGACCCAGAGAAGGTCGGCCAGCAGGGAGCAGAGCAGAAACCCAGAAGAAGACAACAAAGTGAAGGAGCTGAGCTCAGAAATCGACCGGCTTAAAGGCCgactgcagcagctggaggtgGTGGAAGGAGACCTGATGAGGTCTGAGGATGAGTACGATCTGCTGGAGAAGAAGTTCAGGAGCGAGCAGGACAAAGCCAACGCGCTCTCCAAGCTGGTGGAGGAGATGAAAAGCCAGATCTCCAGAAACAAAGCTGTGGAGAGAGGAGAAGTCAGGAGTCTGGAGGCCCAGCTGAGGATCCGCTGCAAGGTGGAGGAGGCCAAAAGCAGAGAGCTGCGCTCCGAGGTTCTGGCCCTGAAGGAGAAGATCCACGAGCTGATGAACAAGGAGGACCAGCTGTCCCAGCTGCAGGTGGACTTCTCTGTCCTCCAGCAGAGGttcctggaggaggaggagaggaagaggagcatgAGTCTGGAGGTGGAGAACCTGACCAAGGAGCTGGAGGCCACCAAGCGCTACGGCCGAGCCCTGCGGCCCGGTCTGAGCGGCAGGAGGATGGTGGACGTCCCCGTAGCCTCCACGGCCGTCCAGACGGAGGTCATGACCAACGGGTCCGCCGAGGACGAGACCGCAGCCGGTTTCATCCGCAAGTCCGTCCTGGAGGAGAACCACCTGATGAACAACCTCAGACATCTGAGAAGGCCGGCGGTTCCTGAGCGATACGCTGCAGCGTCAGCAGAACACGGAGGGAGAACGTCCTCCACGCCCTGGACCAAGACCAGAGGGTCCTCCTCGCTGCGGCCGCCTCCAACGGCCCCAAACCCGGGACAGCCGCTGCACATCCGCGTGACACCAGACCACGGCACCAGCACGGCCACCCTGGAGATCACCAGCCCCCGATCCGAGGACTTCTTCTCCAGCACCACCATCATCCCCACCCTGGGTCTCCAGACGCCTCGCATCACCATCATCCCCAAACCCAGCGGCGGCGTGGCGTCTGCTGGGGCAGGAGGTCCTGATGGAGCCAGGTCCATCAGCAGCATCTCCAGAACCAAGAGTCCAGAGCAGCCCTGCAGCAGCGGGCCTGGGGGGCCGCCGTCTCCGGTGTCCATCATCACCGTCAGCTCCACCCCCGTAGCTGAGGCCTGCGCCGCCGAGCCTCAGGACGGCCGGCGCTCGCTCATCAAGATGACCTCTGAGAAATACAACAGCAACATCATCACAACAGAGGACAACAAGATCCACATCCACCTGGGCCCGCAGCTGCAGAGGACCTCTGAGGGCCCCGCCGGCAGGAACGGTTCTCCAGCAGGAACCGTTCTCCGCTCCCCGCGCCACAACAAGGTGACCAGCAGCATCACCATCACCCCCGCCACCTCTGCGGCGCCCCGGCCGGCGCCGTCCGCG CTCAGTGCAGATGTGCAGCTAGCTCGCGGCGGCGCGGCCCCACGGATCCCTGTGTGCAGAGGCGGGAAGCTGAACGGGAAGACGGTTCTGGGTGTGTCTGCTGTGACCAGGCTGGAGTCTCGGGCTGAAGGCCAGGCCATGAAGATCGAGCTGAGGAAGTCGACGGTGTGCAGCCCAGCctctgctgcaggaggaaagACCTGA